The Fortiea contorta PCC 7126 genome has a segment encoding these proteins:
- a CDS encoding CPBP family intramembrane glutamic endopeptidase, translated as MLSIGLGIGLGIIQGATRLTFNPQVVTLVLYILIFGLLCLWQLADFNRYGINLKYLIGSLPNQQRWLPLAGLVILIILFSISGYLVSFYLLSLVAPSFIEALLREVANSPSPNTTASPFYNLLSAIALVIVAPITEEFLFRGIILQRWASKWGIQSALLVSSLLFGILHTNFVGLTIFGVVMGVLYIKTRTLIVPIACHAFNNFIAVMIGLLSTGSKTTSEVYKLEQLRSGWWVGVVLMLISLPLLISFLSRNWPRKNGLVPYLVNASEGNRG; from the coding sequence TTGCTTTCAATTGGCCTTGGTATAGGGCTAGGAATCATACAAGGGGCGACGAGACTAACATTTAATCCTCAAGTCGTCACTTTGGTGCTCTACATTTTGATTTTTGGTTTACTTTGTCTTTGGCAATTAGCCGATTTTAATCGCTATGGAATCAACTTAAAATATCTGATTGGTAGTTTACCAAACCAGCAGCGGTGGTTGCCATTGGCGGGTTTAGTGATTTTAATTATTCTGTTTTCAATTAGTGGTTATTTAGTGTCGTTTTATTTGCTGTCGTTGGTTGCGCCGTCTTTTATTGAAGCTTTATTGCGGGAAGTGGCTAATAGTCCCTCACCCAACACTACAGCATCACCTTTTTATAATTTACTATCTGCGATCGCTCTTGTCATTGTCGCCCCCATCACCGAAGAATTTCTTTTTCGGGGAATTATTCTCCAGCGTTGGGCTAGCAAATGGGGGATACAATCTGCCTTGCTCGTGTCTAGTCTATTGTTCGGAATTTTACATACAAATTTCGTAGGATTAACTATTTTTGGCGTGGTTATGGGTGTATTATATATCAAGACTCGTACCTTAATTGTACCGATCGCCTGCCACGCATTTAACAATTTCATAGCAGTGATGATAGGTTTGCTCTCTACTGGTTCCAAAACTACATCAGAGGTGTATAAACTAGAACAATTGCGTTCTGGTTGGTGGGTAGGCGTGGTACTTATGCTGATTTCGCTACCGTTGCTCATAAGTTTTCTCTCCCGCAATTGGCCCCGCAAAAACGGCTTGGTTCCCTACCTAGTCAACGCCTCTGAGGGAAATAGAGGTTAA
- a CDS encoding GDSL-type esterase/lipase family protein, whose translation MHTFLAPSSMQLSVAPNQCQPLKIIALGDSLVYGFGDPEKGGWVEQLRRWWMLPDHAGHVLYNLGVRGDRTQQVAQRLEVEFRHRGELRNRVPDLIILSVGVNDSARLTRPNGKNYTDFAVFESEIASLLEQAQQLCPVLFVGMVPVDETKMPFLDCFYYNHLDQYRYKEATRIACKKRHIPYLDIFDQWMTRGEAWRCKRLSDDGLHPNTLGYQALLEDVINWDAMATYHTRFDFHRQSS comes from the coding sequence ATGCACACATTTCTAGCTCCTTCCTCAATGCAGCTGTCTGTAGCACCGAACCAATGTCAGCCTTTGAAGATTATCGCACTGGGGGATAGCTTAGTTTATGGCTTTGGCGACCCCGAGAAAGGAGGCTGGGTAGAACAACTGCGCCGCTGGTGGATGCTGCCCGACCATGCTGGTCATGTACTGTATAATCTGGGAGTGCGTGGCGATCGCACTCAGCAAGTAGCCCAAAGACTAGAAGTGGAATTTCGCCACCGTGGTGAACTCCGCAACCGTGTTCCCGATTTAATTATTTTATCAGTGGGGGTCAACGATTCAGCGCGGCTAACTCGTCCCAACGGCAAAAATTACACAGATTTTGCGGTATTTGAATCAGAAATCGCTTCTCTACTCGAACAAGCACAGCAACTGTGTCCGGTGTTGTTTGTCGGTATGGTTCCCGTTGATGAAACCAAAATGCCCTTTCTCGATTGCTTCTACTACAATCATCTTGATCAATATCGCTACAAAGAAGCTACCAGAATCGCTTGTAAAAAAAGGCATATCCCTTATCTGGATATTTTCGACCAATGGATGACACGTGGTGAAGCTTGGAGGTGTAAACGGTTAAGTGATGACGGACTTCACCCAAACACCCTAGGCTATCAAGCTTTGCTAGAAGATGTCATTAATTGGGATGCCATGGCTACCTATCATACTCGGTTTGATTTCCATCGCCAGTCTTCTTAG
- a CDS encoding high light inducible protein — protein MTAKGFTINDRGLLNNYAIEPKVYVDESNRAGFTEYAEKLNGRLAMIGFVSLIALEVITGHGLIGWLTSL, from the coding sequence ATGACAGCTAAAGGCTTCACCATCAACGACCGCGGTTTACTCAACAACTACGCCATCGAACCCAAAGTATATGTAGACGAAAGCAACAGAGCAGGTTTCACTGAATACGCCGAGAAACTCAACGGACGTTTAGCAATGATAGGTTTTGTCTCACTCATAGCTCTAGAAGTCATCACTGGACACGGCTTAATCGGATGGTTGACCAGCCTCTAA
- the recJ gene encoding single-stranded-DNA-specific exonuclease RecJ, with product MQWTLAATEQPPDWFIQAVKQYIPASSGLFAAQLLWQRGIQNESQLASFVNYKTYQPASPFEFAQEMHLAVARLQRALDEREKVAIWGDFDADGITATAVLWDGLGQFFSHNTQLIYYIPNRLTESHGLNQQGIANLAQQGCRLIVTCDTGSTNHDEIIYAQQLGIDVIVTDHHTLASERPPVVAIINPRNLTAEHPLFHLSGVAVAYKLVEAFYQTLPEIPKQPLTDLLDLVAVGLIADLVQLKGDCRYLAQLGIQQLQADFQQPAPARRRPGVGRLLELCQKSGDRPTDISFGLGPRINAVSRIQGDARFCVELLTSRDIKHCQQLAEMTELANARRKSLQKDVQAQVAQKLTQLDLSTTSAIVLEDSQWPVGVLGLVAGQIAQETGRPTILLSTEAVTEVGAEITSSSSPLARGSARSVNSVDLYQLVKDQAHLLHRFGGHPFAAGLSLLVENIPLFKDAINQRLRQLLGSITLTPTVQADIAVKVADLGKELFLELKLLEPCGMGNPIPKLLIKNCWFENSWHRNQQDSQGKKIQYIKTEFDIRDDSTRNPFPGIWWGHYKDELPIGRCDCIAEIDYNSFKKRYEIRLIAVCPTVNSVVNTQTSAQILDWRNLPLENDSALAVTQCPSSWDELRGWWQKSLYNQQQLALAWTQPQHQPPNEIWLTLVGIAKYLSRTKQTVTRVHLLKKLGISDQTLFWGFNALKYLGFTIERQDRDLQFSHNPKKVSQPLADSAASKFLAAISEAQFQQKYFTNVPLSTILVMINSHTNS from the coding sequence ATGCAATGGACTCTAGCAGCAACTGAACAACCTCCAGACTGGTTTATCCAAGCAGTTAAGCAATATATACCTGCGTCGAGTGGGCTTTTTGCTGCACAATTGTTGTGGCAAAGAGGTATTCAAAATGAATCACAATTAGCTAGTTTTGTCAACTATAAAACTTATCAACCAGCGAGTCCTTTTGAGTTTGCACAGGAAATGCATTTGGCGGTAGCGAGGTTGCAAAGAGCACTTGATGAGCGTGAGAAAGTTGCTATTTGGGGAGACTTTGACGCTGATGGGATTACTGCTACTGCTGTGTTGTGGGATGGTTTAGGACAATTTTTCTCGCACAATACCCAGTTAATTTACTACATTCCCAATCGCCTCACAGAATCCCACGGACTGAATCAGCAAGGGATTGCTAATTTAGCTCAACAAGGTTGCAGGTTAATTGTCACCTGCGATACTGGGAGCACAAATCATGATGAGATTATTTATGCTCAACAGCTTGGGATTGATGTCATAGTTACAGACCACCACACTCTAGCCTCAGAACGTCCGCCTGTTGTTGCTATTATCAATCCCCGCAATTTAACTGCTGAACACCCTTTATTTCATCTTTCCGGGGTAGCGGTAGCTTACAAATTGGTGGAAGCTTTTTATCAAACTCTACCAGAGATACCCAAACAACCTCTAACTGATTTACTGGATTTAGTCGCAGTGGGATTAATTGCTGATTTGGTACAGTTAAAGGGAGATTGTCGCTATTTAGCGCAATTGGGAATTCAACAACTCCAAGCAGATTTTCAACAACCAGCACCAGCGCGGAGGCGTCCGGGTGTGGGGCGATTATTAGAATTGTGTCAGAAAAGTGGCGATCGCCCCACAGATATTTCCTTCGGTTTAGGGCCGCGCATCAACGCCGTCAGTCGTATCCAAGGTGATGCTCGGTTCTGTGTAGAATTATTGACAAGTCGAGACATCAAACATTGTCAGCAACTAGCAGAAATGACGGAACTAGCTAACGCCCGTCGCAAATCTCTCCAAAAAGATGTACAAGCCCAGGTAGCACAAAAGCTTACCCAATTAGATTTATCTACTACTAGTGCGATCGTTCTTGAAGATTCGCAATGGCCCGTGGGTGTGTTAGGCTTAGTTGCTGGACAAATAGCCCAAGAAACAGGGCGTCCCACTATTTTATTGAGTACGGAAGCAGTCACGGAAGTAGGAGCAGAAATTACTTCTTCCTCATCTCCCCTCGCTCGTGGTTCTGCGCGTTCGGTGAATTCTGTAGATTTATATCAACTGGTAAAAGACCAAGCCCATTTATTACATCGTTTTGGTGGACATCCTTTTGCGGCGGGTTTGAGTTTATTAGTTGAGAATATTCCTTTATTTAAAGATGCAATTAACCAGCGTTTGCGGCAATTATTAGGTAGTATTACCCTCACACCCACAGTCCAAGCAGACATAGCTGTCAAGGTAGCCGATTTAGGAAAAGAATTATTTTTAGAACTGAAATTATTAGAACCTTGTGGGATGGGAAATCCCATTCCTAAACTCTTAATTAAAAACTGCTGGTTTGAAAATTCTTGGCACCGCAATCAGCAAGATTCTCAAGGTAAAAAAATACAATATATTAAAACAGAATTTGATATTCGAGATGACTCTACTAGAAACCCTTTTCCAGGGATATGGTGGGGACATTACAAAGATGAATTACCTATTGGTAGATGTGATTGCATAGCCGAAATTGACTATAACAGCTTCAAAAAACGCTATGAAATCAGATTAATTGCTGTCTGTCCCACTGTTAATTCTGTAGTTAATACTCAAACATCAGCACAAATTTTAGACTGGCGAAATCTTCCTTTGGAGAATGATTCAGCACTGGCGGTTACACAATGTCCCAGTAGTTGGGATGAGTTACGGGGGTGGTGGCAGAAATCACTTTACAACCAACAACAATTAGCTCTAGCTTGGACTCAACCTCAGCACCAACCACCTAACGAAATTTGGTTGACTTTAGTCGGAATTGCTAAATATTTAAGTCGCACCAAGCAAACAGTTACTCGTGTTCATTTGTTAAAAAAACTCGGTATCAGTGACCAAACTTTATTTTGGGGATTTAATGCTTTAAAATATCTGGGATTTACCATCGAGCGACAAGACCGTGATTTGCAATTCAGCCATAATCCCAAAAAAGTATCTCAACCTCTAGCTGATAGCGCCGCGAGCAAATTTTTAGCTGCAATTAGCGAAGCACAATTTCAACAAAAATATTTTACAAATGTCCCTTTATCTACTATTTTAGTGATGATTAATAGTCATACTAATTCGTAG
- a CDS encoding GNAT family N-acetyltransferase yields the protein MKNIDDMDAVYVRELGIDDIAPVYHLGEELFTSDRYPYLYRTWDEWEVIGLYNTDPEYCLVAEIDGELGGFILGTIITKASWTYGYILWLGVSPQFQRQGVADKLFDKVVARMIEDGARFMLVDTDPTNVPAVKFFNRKGFGNNRQHIFLSMSLSKHPYYGRLIDYEHQKAERAGYKRSRPAIRARKPDGFANEVILNPLVTETQPDLMINDE from the coding sequence ATGAAAAATATTGATGATATGGATGCAGTTTATGTGCGGGAATTAGGAATTGATGATATAGCCCCGGTTTATCATTTGGGAGAGGAGTTATTTACTAGCGATCGCTATCCTTATCTATACCGTACTTGGGATGAATGGGAGGTGATTGGACTCTACAACACAGACCCAGAATATTGTCTAGTGGCTGAAATTGATGGGGAATTGGGAGGATTTATTTTAGGAACCATCATCACTAAGGCTTCTTGGACTTATGGATATATTTTGTGGTTGGGGGTGAGTCCTCAGTTTCAGCGTCAAGGTGTTGCTGATAAGTTATTTGATAAAGTCGTCGCGCGGATGATTGAAGATGGGGCGCGGTTCATGCTGGTGGACACAGACCCTACCAATGTCCCCGCAGTCAAATTCTTTAACCGCAAAGGTTTTGGTAACAATCGCCAGCACATTTTCTTGTCAATGAGCTTAAGTAAACATCCTTATTATGGCAGACTTATTGATTACGAACATCAAAAAGCTGAACGCGCAGGCTACAAGCGATCGCGTCCCGCAATCCGCGCCCGCAAACCCGATGGATTCGCTAACGAAGTCATCCTCAATCCCCTAGTCACAGAAACGCAGCCAGATTTGATGATTAATGATGAATAG
- a CDS encoding PD-(D/E)XK nuclease family protein — MLSNQILRISQGQLNILERCPRQFQHTYLENLSSPSDPEHEEKQTLGSRFHLLMQQQEMGLPIQSILQADPQLQSWMTAFADAAPEIVAPAHSQTFRESEHYRTLQVQDYLLTVIYDLLIADHQQAQILDWKTYPKPENKRKLAQNWQTRLYMYVLAETSTYSPENISMTYWFVQSAGKPQNIEFNYNTTQHQQVTKELNELLSDLTNWLQRYQNKQPFPQLPEGDKACEKCKFAPHCERTQATGEGTGKVLLPNLASIEEVSL, encoded by the coding sequence ATGCTCTCAAATCAAATCTTACGTATTTCTCAAGGACAACTTAATATCCTAGAACGTTGTCCCCGTCAGTTTCAACACACTTATCTAGAAAACCTCAGTTCTCCCTCAGACCCTGAACATGAGGAAAAGCAAACTCTAGGTAGCCGCTTTCACCTGCTAATGCAGCAACAAGAAATGGGTCTACCCATTCAGAGTATTTTGCAAGCTGATCCGCAATTGCAAAGCTGGATGACGGCTTTTGCTGATGCGGCGCCGGAAATTGTCGCCCCTGCTCACAGTCAAACTTTCCGCGAAAGCGAACACTACCGCACTCTACAAGTGCAAGATTATTTACTCACCGTTATCTATGATTTATTGATTGCAGATCACCAACAAGCCCAAATTCTCGACTGGAAAACTTACCCCAAACCAGAAAATAAACGCAAATTAGCTCAGAATTGGCAAACACGCCTTTATATGTATGTGTTAGCTGAAACTAGTACTTATTCACCAGAAAATATATCTATGACTTACTGGTTTGTCCAGTCAGCAGGTAAACCACAAAATATTGAATTTAATTACAATACTACCCAGCATCAACAAGTAACCAAAGAACTGAACGAACTATTAAGCGACTTGACAAATTGGTTACAACGTTATCAAAATAAACAGCCATTTCCCCAACTCCCGGAAGGTGACAAAGCTTGTGAAAAGTGTAAATTTGCTCCTCACTGCGAACGAACACAAGCCACTGGAGAGGGAACGGGGAAAGTATTATTACCAAATCTCGCTAGTATTGAGGAGGTGTCATTATAG
- a CDS encoding FkbM family methyltransferase — protein sequence MMQEFRCSLLKGTQPYTLMSKNAKYPLMCRPDTSDKNVFEQIFIETEYSCLDNLSDVDLVIDCGANVGYSSAYFLTRFPKCKVICVEPDLSNFTLLEKNLAPYKERVKLIRSGIWSHTADLKILETPYRDGREWTVQVRECNQGEVPEMRATDVGTLLKESGQNRISILKMDVEGAEAVVFSKNYESWLSCVDNMVIELHDDSFFGKASDIVLNAISSFKSFNISTSGELTVFKTCT from the coding sequence ATGATGCAAGAATTTCGTTGCTCACTCTTGAAGGGAACGCAACCTTATACATTGATGTCCAAGAATGCTAAATATCCTTTAATGTGCCGTCCTGACACCAGTGATAAAAACGTTTTTGAGCAAATTTTCATTGAAACAGAGTATTCTTGCTTAGATAACTTATCTGACGTAGATTTAGTAATTGATTGTGGTGCGAATGTAGGTTACTCATCTGCTTATTTCTTGACTCGTTTCCCTAAATGTAAAGTCATTTGTGTTGAGCCTGATTTATCTAACTTTACGCTCTTAGAAAAAAATCTTGCTCCCTACAAGGAGCGTGTTAAATTGATCCGCTCTGGTATCTGGTCACACACTGCTGATCTGAAAATATTGGAAACGCCATACAGAGATGGGCGTGAATGGACAGTTCAAGTCAGAGAATGTAACCAAGGCGAAGTTCCCGAAATGCGAGCTACAGATGTGGGAACGCTGTTAAAAGAATCAGGTCAAAATAGGATTTCGATTTTAAAAATGGATGTGGAAGGTGCTGAGGCTGTGGTCTTTTCCAAGAACTATGAGTCTTGGCTTTCATGTGTTGATAATATGGTGATAGAGCTTCATGATGATTCTTTCTTTGGTAAAGCTTCAGATATTGTTCTCAACGCAATTTCTTCCTTTAAATCGTTTAATATATCTACCTCTGGAGAGTTAACTGTTTTCAAAACTTGTACATAA
- the def gene encoding peptide deformylase, translating into MPSEIAVEKIKLKNPPLELHYLGDRVLRQPAKRITKVDDEIRLLVREMLQTMYSKDGIGLAAPQVGVHKQLIVIDLEPDNPANQPLVLINPTIKQVSRDICVAQEGCLSIPGVYLDVKRPQVVEVAYKDESGRPQTLKANDLLGRCIQHEMDHLNGVVFVDRVDNSLTLAQELSKNGFSYQAVKPLA; encoded by the coding sequence ATGCCCTCCGAAATTGCTGTAGAGAAAATAAAGTTAAAAAATCCACCATTAGAGCTTCACTATCTGGGCGATCGCGTTCTTCGTCAACCCGCAAAACGAATTACGAAGGTAGATGATGAAATTCGCCTCCTTGTGCGTGAAATGCTGCAAACTATGTACAGCAAAGATGGTATTGGTTTGGCTGCACCCCAGGTAGGAGTTCATAAGCAACTAATTGTCATCGATTTAGAACCAGATAACCCCGCAAATCAGCCACTGGTGCTGATTAATCCCACAATCAAACAAGTTAGCCGTGACATCTGCGTTGCTCAAGAAGGTTGTTTGAGCATTCCCGGTGTTTACTTGGATGTGAAGCGTCCCCAAGTCGTGGAAGTAGCTTATAAAGATGAATCTGGGCGTCCCCAGACACTCAAAGCGAACGACTTGTTAGGGCGCTGTATTCAGCATGAAATGGATCACCTCAACGGTGTGGTGTTTGTAGACCGTGTAGATAACTCCTTGACTTTGGCCCAAGAGCTATCTAAAAATGGCTTCTCGTATCAAGCGGTGAAACCATTAGCATAA
- a CDS encoding MBL fold metallo-hydrolase, with protein sequence MCPLPQQPSLTVKPPRAVLDSIFAFPPNRDTLGGTSYFIVGNEGNILIDCPALEQTNLDFLQSHGGVRWLFLTHRGAIGKTAEIQSALGCEVLIQEQEAYLLPNLTVTTFTQEITLNSTTQIIWTPGHSPGSSCLCYSQLGGVLFSGRHLLPNLQGEPVPLRTAKTFHWPRQIKSLQLILERFTPETLRYICPGANTGFLRGQRLIDQAYQRLASLDLQTLLQMQPPL encoded by the coding sequence ATGTGTCCCTTACCTCAACAACCAAGTCTCACAGTTAAACCACCACGAGCTGTACTCGACAGCATTTTTGCTTTTCCACCAAATCGGGACACGCTAGGAGGTACATCTTACTTTATTGTAGGAAATGAAGGCAATATCCTCATCGATTGTCCGGCTCTAGAGCAAACAAATCTAGATTTTTTACAGTCCCATGGTGGTGTCCGCTGGTTATTTCTCACCCATCGTGGTGCTATTGGCAAAACAGCCGAAATTCAGTCAGCTTTGGGCTGTGAGGTGCTGATTCAAGAACAAGAAGCTTATTTATTACCCAATTTAACCGTCACAACCTTCACTCAAGAAATTACTCTTAATTCCACTACACAAATAATTTGGACGCCAGGACATTCTCCCGGTTCATCTTGCCTTTGTTATAGTCAACTTGGCGGCGTCTTGTTTTCCGGGCGTCATTTGCTACCTAACTTGCAAGGTGAACCAGTACCATTACGCACAGCCAAAACCTTTCACTGGCCAAGACAAATCAAAAGCCTCCAGTTGATCTTAGAGCGCTTTACACCAGAAACACTCCGCTACATTTGTCCTGGCGCCAACACAGGTTTTCTCCGTGGTCAACGTCTCATAGACCAAGCATATCAGCGCCTAGCTTCACTAGATTTGCAGACTCTGCTACAAATGCAACCCCCACTGTGA
- a CDS encoding site-2 protease family protein translates to MTFWLLLVLGLVTYFMVQRIVAHSTRTPFWVLWLVLMMPALVWTVWIAIYGETQPPPRALVLLMLWLIVICPPLFWLLFRLGRHSPREYPTELPASEPLSAVHPIAEPVPVHPIEPTEETQLRNCFPWSVYYIQNIEYRPQAVICRGQLRTTPNKAYQQIKANIEAQFGDRFLLIFQEGNNNKPFFVLVPNTQAAKQANTSKPENITRPGLALLLLAATLVTTTLVGAQNAVSTLPPIWKFTLLAQSILANPSVLLTGLPYALGLMTILGIHELGHYLTARFYKIRSTLPYFIPMPIFLGTFGAFIQMRSPIPNRKALFDVSIMGPIAGFIVTLPIIIWGLAHSDVVPLTEKTGFLNPDALNPKYSILLALLSKIALGSALTSTSAIDLHPVAIAGFIGLIVTALNLMPVGQLDGGHIIHAMFGQRTAVAVGQIARLLLLLLSLIQAEFFLWAMILLFIPLIDEPALNDVTELDNNRDVLGLLTMALLLVIVLPLPQAIANLLQI, encoded by the coding sequence ATGACATTTTGGTTGCTCCTCGTACTGGGATTGGTTACTTATTTTATGGTGCAGCGCATCGTCGCTCATAGCACCCGTACACCATTTTGGGTGTTATGGCTGGTGTTAATGATGCCAGCATTGGTATGGACGGTGTGGATAGCGATATATGGAGAAACACAACCGCCGCCACGAGCATTGGTACTATTAATGTTATGGTTGATAGTCATCTGCCCACCTTTATTCTGGTTGTTGTTTCGGTTGGGTCGTCACTCACCTAGAGAGTATCCGACTGAACTACCAGCCTCAGAACCACTATCGGCTGTTCATCCTATCGCAGAACCAGTACCAGTGCACCCCATTGAGCCAACAGAAGAAACCCAGCTGCGAAATTGTTTTCCCTGGTCTGTATATTACATTCAAAATATTGAGTATCGACCCCAGGCTGTAATCTGCAGGGGACAGTTAAGAACTACTCCGAATAAGGCTTATCAACAAATTAAGGCTAATATTGAAGCACAATTTGGCGATCGCTTTTTGTTAATCTTTCAAGAGGGTAACAATAATAAGCCCTTTTTTGTGCTAGTTCCTAATACTCAAGCCGCGAAACAAGCAAATACCAGCAAGCCGGAAAATATCACTCGACCGGGGTTAGCACTGTTATTATTAGCAGCTACTCTGGTGACTACGACTTTGGTAGGGGCACAAAATGCTGTATCTACTCTGCCACCGATTTGGAAATTTACTTTACTAGCGCAAAGTATTTTAGCTAATCCCTCTGTGTTGCTGACAGGATTACCCTACGCTTTAGGGTTAATGACGATTTTGGGTATCCATGAACTGGGTCACTATTTGACAGCTAGGTTCTACAAAATTCGTTCGACTTTGCCTTACTTTATTCCTATGCCGATTTTCTTGGGAACCTTTGGTGCATTTATTCAAATGCGTAGTCCTATTCCCAATCGCAAGGCTTTATTTGATGTGAGTATTATGGGTCCCATTGCTGGGTTTATCGTGACTTTACCGATTATAATTTGGGGCTTGGCTCATTCTGACGTGGTGCCTTTAACTGAAAAAACAGGCTTCTTAAATCCTGATGCTCTTAATCCTAAATATTCGATTTTATTAGCGTTGCTCTCGAAAATAGCCCTGGGAAGTGCATTAACATCAACATCAGCGATTGATTTGCATCCAGTAGCCATAGCAGGATTTATCGGGTTAATCGTTACAGCATTAAATTTAATGCCTGTAGGACAACTTGACGGTGGTCACATTATCCATGCAATGTTTGGACAACGAACTGCAGTTGCGGTTGGTCAAATTGCGCGCTTGTTGTTGCTGCTACTTTCTTTGATTCAGGCAGAATTTTTCTTGTGGGCAATGATTTTATTATTTATTCCCTTAATTGATGAACCTGCACTGAATGATGTCACAGAATTGGATAACAATCGAGATGTGTTAGGTTTGTTGACAATGGCTTTATTGTTAGTAATTGTACTACCGCTACCGCAAGCGATCGCTAATTTGTTGCAGATATAA
- a CDS encoding phycobiliprotein lyase has protein sequence MNIEEFFQLSAGKWFSHRTSHHPTFKQSKDGKSDIIIETLATDDPQVVKLCQQHQISPSDASCAARVTWNGTMEWDATKHSGSTVLVSVPDADHPDVGKLLQETGNSKKTLIIGHYKLGQDEALTLTTEDETMWSEERLWFASPNLRMRVSVLKQADGLSMASFSTEIRMGGSPAATTAQTANSASS, from the coding sequence ATGAATATTGAAGAATTTTTTCAATTGAGTGCTGGTAAATGGTTTTCCCATCGCACTAGTCACCATCCAACTTTTAAGCAATCAAAAGATGGCAAATCAGATATCATCATTGAAACCTTAGCAACAGATGATCCACAAGTCGTCAAACTTTGTCAACAACATCAAATTTCTCCTAGTGACGCCTCCTGTGCTGCCAGAGTTACCTGGAACGGTACAATGGAATGGGACGCAACAAAACACAGTGGCTCGACTGTCTTAGTTTCCGTCCCAGATGCAGATCATCCAGATGTAGGCAAGTTACTACAGGAAACGGGAAACAGCAAAAAAACTTTAATCATTGGACACTACAAGCTAGGTCAAGATGAAGCCCTGACCTTAACCACAGAAGATGAAACCATGTGGTCTGAAGAACGTTTGTGGTTTGCTAGCCCTAATTTGCGAATGCGGGTAAGTGTACTCAAACAAGCTGATGGTTTGAGTATGGCATCCTTCAGTACAGAAATTCGCATGGGTGGTAGTCCCGCAGCCACAACCGCCCAGACTGCTAATTCCGCGTCCAGTTAG
- a CDS encoding HEAT repeat domain-containing protein produces MAALSLEEISAQLESPNLRDRMVALANLRDVAPEDAVPLIKKVLDDDSLQLRSMAIFALGVKPTPECYPILVKILETDPDYGIRADAAGALGYLGDARALEVLSRAFYEDTDWLVRFSVAVSLGNIKDSRARAVLIQALDSDETILHQAAIAALGEIKDIESVDLILRFAQSDDWLVRQRLAEALGNLPTPKSVSALTFLEKDSHPNVAQAASISLDRLRKGEG; encoded by the coding sequence ATGGCTGCTCTTAGTTTAGAGGAAATCTCTGCTCAGTTAGAAAGTCCAAATCTACGCGATCGCATGGTAGCCTTAGCTAATCTGCGTGATGTTGCCCCAGAAGATGCAGTACCTTTAATTAAAAAGGTTTTGGACGACGATTCTCTACAGTTGCGTTCAATGGCTATATTTGCCTTGGGAGTTAAACCAACACCAGAATGTTATCCAATTTTGGTGAAAATTCTGGAAACAGACCCAGATTATGGTATACGCGCTGATGCTGCTGGTGCTTTAGGATATTTAGGTGATGCGAGAGCTTTGGAAGTTTTGTCACGGGCGTTTTATGAAGATACTGATTGGTTAGTACGCTTTAGCGTCGCAGTATCTTTAGGTAATATTAAAGACTCCCGCGCCCGTGCTGTATTGATTCAAGCATTAGATAGCGACGAAACCATACTACACCAAGCAGCGATCGCAGCTCTGGGAGAAATTAAAGACATTGAGTCTGTGGATTTGATTTTGCGCTTCGCTCAATCTGATGATTGGTTAGTGCGCCAACGTCTAGCAGAAGCACTGGGAAATCTCCCCACACCCAAAAGTGTCTCAGCTTTGACATTTTTGGAAAAAGATAGCCATCCCAATGTTGCTCAAGCAGCAAGCATTTCTCTTGACAGACTTAGGAAGGGTGAAGGGTGA